The proteins below come from a single Acidobacteriota bacterium genomic window:
- a CDS encoding bifunctional homocysteine S-methyltransferase/methylenetetrahydrofolate reductase encodes MKLTKAAFAERLRNGVLLCDGGMGTMLYAKGIYLQTCFDGLNIFQPEIIRDVHREYIAAGAELIETNTFGANRFKLKKHGLSDKVSVINAAAAAIARRESGEDILVAGAVGPLGLKIEPWGPTSAEESVQAFSEQIEALAGAGVDLFILETFADINEIRQALKAAAQAAPNHPVMALMTIGEDGNSLYGTTPEVFGVKLAEWGADAVGVNCSVGPAVMLTCIERLIRVTGQTPLCAMPNAGVPREVDGRNIYLCSPDYLGEYTKLFIQNGVRIVGGCCGTTPTHTRAMKRAVRALQPPQPASSAVREGLENGWETPAVPRSEKSNMGRMLEEGRFIVSLEIVPPRGYDCIQALESVRKLRDRGIAFVNIPDGPRASARMSSLALAALIRRESEIEPVLHYTCRDRNLLGIQSDLIGLHALGVKNILAVTGDPPKLGDYPDATAVFDVDSIGLTNVLNALNSGRDIGGRRLDRPTAFLIGVGANPAAVDLGYELSRFEWKVKAGAEFAITQPVFDVRVLKDFLEKIRHCRIPVLAGIWPLSSLRNAEFMHNEVPGVSVPDEVMERMRKAQDKGPEAARKEGLAIAQEILNAVKNLVQGVQISPAFGRTDIALEILKVL; translated from the coding sequence ATGAAGCTCACAAAAGCGGCATTTGCCGAAAGGTTGCGAAACGGCGTTCTGCTTTGCGACGGGGGCATGGGAACCATGCTCTACGCCAAGGGCATCTATCTCCAAACCTGTTTTGACGGGCTGAATATCTTCCAGCCGGAAATCATTCGGGACGTGCACCGCGAATACATCGCCGCCGGAGCGGAACTCATCGAAACCAACACCTTCGGCGCCAACCGCTTCAAGCTGAAAAAACATGGTCTGTCCGATAAGGTTTCCGTGATCAACGCGGCTGCGGCGGCGATCGCCCGACGGGAATCGGGAGAGGACATCCTGGTGGCCGGGGCCGTCGGGCCTTTGGGCTTGAAAATCGAACCCTGGGGACCGACTTCGGCCGAAGAGTCCGTTCAGGCATTCTCCGAACAGATCGAGGCCCTGGCCGGCGCGGGAGTGGACCTCTTCATCCTGGAAACATTCGCCGACATCAACGAGATCCGGCAGGCCCTGAAGGCCGCGGCTCAGGCGGCTCCAAATCACCCCGTCATGGCTCTGATGACCATCGGCGAAGACGGCAACAGTCTGTATGGGACAACCCCGGAGGTTTTCGGCGTCAAGCTGGCCGAGTGGGGCGCCGACGCCGTGGGAGTCAATTGCAGCGTGGGCCCCGCGGTGATGCTGACTTGTATCGAGCGATTGATCCGTGTGACCGGGCAGACGCCTCTTTGCGCCATGCCCAACGCAGGCGTGCCCCGCGAGGTCGATGGACGGAATATCTATCTCTGTTCTCCCGATTATCTGGGCGAATACACAAAGCTTTTTATCCAGAACGGAGTCAGGATCGTCGGAGGGTGTTGCGGCACGACGCCGACCCACACCCGGGCCATGAAACGCGCCGTCCGGGCCCTTCAGCCGCCCCAACCGGCCTCCTCCGCCGTCCGTGAAGGCCTCGAAAACGGATGGGAAACCCCGGCCGTCCCCCGGAGCGAGAAATCCAACATGGGACGTATGCTTGAAGAGGGACGTTTTATTGTCAGCCTGGAAATTGTTCCACCGAGGGGTTACGATTGCATCCAGGCTCTCGAAAGCGTCCGGAAACTCCGCGACAGGGGGATCGCCTTCGTCAATATTCCCGACGGTCCCCGGGCCAGCGCCAGAATGAGCTCCCTGGCCTTGGCCGCCCTGATCCGGCGGGAGTCGGAGATCGAGCCCGTGCTTCATTACACCTGCCGGGACCGGAATCTCCTGGGCATCCAATCCGACCTCATCGGCCTCCATGCCCTCGGGGTGAAAAACATCCTCGCCGTCACCGGCGATCCGCCGAAACTCGGCGATTATCCCGATGCGACGGCCGTCTTCGACGTTGACTCCATCGGATTGACGAACGTCCTGAACGCACTCAATTCCGGGCGGGATATCGGCGGCCGAAGGCTGGATCGCCCGACGGCTTTCCTGATCGGTGTCGGCGCCAATCCAGCCGCCGTCGATCTGGGTTACGAATTGTCACGGTTCGAATGGAAGGTGAAGGCCGGAGCCGAATTCGCAATCACCCAGCCGGTCTTCGATGTCCGGGTTCTCAAAGATTTTCTTGAGAAAATCCGCCATTGCCGAATTCCCGTTTTGGCGGGGATCTGGCCTCTGTCCAGCCTCCGGAATGCCGAGTTCATGCACAACGAGGTTCCCGGTGTGAGCGTCCCTGATGAGGTCATGGAGCGGATGAGAAAGGCCCAGGACAAGGGTCCTGAAGCGGCCCGAAAAGAAGGCCTGGCCATCGCCCAAGAGATTCTGAACGCCGTCAAAAATTTGGTGCAGGGTGTGCAGATCAGCCCCGCATTCGGACGAACCGATATCGCCCTCGAAATCCTGAAAGTCCTATAG
- a CDS encoding response regulator transcription factor, translating into MKKKAAMLSDNKRVSVLVFCPSDIILGGIIRALESDSDLEIVNVEKNTLETFMASVRKLRPHVILFVNLDAMPNLREICKAVREAAGDKRTSKLLLMGNIPSQEETVNLINTGARGYFDLNDTSGQLAEAVRAVHKGEIWLPRDKMSSIMDRIISVVGRDMKEKTLEHLTPTEFQVLRLIGQGKSNDEIAKMMFISKNTVRSHIKSIYSKLDTHSRLQLALYAINSALF; encoded by the coding sequence ATGAAAAAGAAAGCCGCAATGCTTTCCGACAATAAACGGGTTTCCGTTCTTGTTTTTTGTCCTTCGGACATTATTTTGGGAGGCATCATCCGGGCTTTGGAATCGGATTCGGACCTCGAAATCGTCAATGTTGAAAAAAACACCCTGGAAACTTTCATGGCTTCGGTCCGGAAACTCCGGCCGCATGTCATCCTTTTCGTCAATCTTGACGCCATGCCCAATCTCCGGGAAATCTGCAAGGCGGTTCGAGAGGCGGCCGGTGACAAACGGACCTCGAAGCTCCTGTTGATGGGCAACATTCCTTCCCAGGAAGAAACCGTCAACCTCATCAACACGGGCGCCCGGGGATATTTCGATCTCAATGACACATCGGGACAACTCGCCGAAGCCGTCCGGGCCGTCCATAAGGGGGAGATCTGGCTTCCCCGCGACAAGATGTCCAGCATCATGGACAGGATCATCTCCGTTGTCGGCCGGGATATGAAGGAAAAGACTCTCGAGCATCTGACGCCGACGGAGTTTCAGGTCCTGAGGCTGATCGGACAGGGAAAAAGCAACGATGAAATCGCCAAAATGATGTTCATCAGCAAGAACACCGTCCGATCCCATATTAAAAGCATCTATTCGAAGCTCGACACCCACAGCCGTCTGCAGTTGGCGCTCTATGCCATAAACTCGGCGCTTTTCTAG
- a CDS encoding PilZ domain-containing protein codes for MAKSNKPAAASKSRKPARRTGLDLVINRRREKRFGLPLSAVVEGCSPDGTPFSEKTMLDNISSTGAFFLLDAAIVIGSKIKLLIDLPKKLTENKSAQLELGGVVTRLAKPDSTSKKQGVALRFMRTVRYFKTGENR; via the coding sequence ATGGCGAAATCGAACAAGCCCGCGGCCGCATCGAAAAGCCGAAAACCGGCCCGCCGAACCGGCTTGGATCTGGTCATCAACCGGCGCCGCGAAAAACGGTTTGGCCTCCCCTTGTCGGCCGTTGTCGAAGGGTGTTCACCCGACGGCACGCCCTTTTCCGAAAAGACGATGCTGGACAACATTTCGTCCACGGGAGCTTTTTTTCTCCTGGATGCGGCGATCGTGATCGGATCCAAAATCAAACTCCTCATCGATCTCCCGAAAAAGCTCACGGAAAACAAGAGCGCTCAACTTGAACTCGGCGGCGTCGTAACCCGTTTGGCGAAACCCGACTCAACGTCCAAAAAACAAGGTGTCGCCCTGCGATTCATGAGAACGGTCCGGTACTTCAAAACCGGAGAAAACCGATAG
- a CDS encoding DUF192 domain-containing protein, translating to MNPTFFRFAAVFLLPGLFLMPAVQAGCAPSVRDQFVKIILPDGESIRAELAVSDRERQRGLMFRESLDEDQGMLFVFEEEAFYSFWMKNTWIPLDILWLDRGKRIVHIETDVPPCREEPCPSYGPRIPALYVLELKAGSVETRGLKMFDRLEFILPDWVKQRVRE from the coding sequence ATGAACCCAACGTTTTTCCGATTCGCAGCGGTTTTTCTTCTTCCGGGTCTTTTTCTGATGCCGGCCGTTCAGGCCGGTTGTGCTCCGTCGGTCCGGGATCAATTTGTTAAAATCATCCTTCCGGACGGAGAATCCATTCGGGCCGAACTCGCCGTCAGCGACCGGGAAAGGCAGCGGGGATTGATGTTTCGGGAGTCCCTGGACGAGGACCAGGGCATGCTTTTTGTCTTCGAGGAGGAGGCTTTCTATTCCTTCTGGATGAAAAACACATGGATCCCTCTGGATATTCTCTGGCTGGACCGGGGGAAACGTATCGTCCATATCGAAACCGATGTCCCGCCCTGCCGCGAAGAACCCTGTCCTTCCTACGGACCCCGGATTCCGGCTCTCTATGTGCTGGAGCTTAAAGCCGGCAGTGTGGAAACCCGGGGCCTGAAGATGTTCGACCGCCTGGAATTCATTCTCCCCGACTGGGTGAAACAACGGGTCCGCGAATGA
- a CDS encoding PilZ domain-containing protein — protein sequence MEDKGSFRTSQPGQTRHENGFNMSLPMVVEGTDALGTEFKEETLLSFMSHKMASFDLKAPVLAGTKLKLIVALPPRLSEGDDLKLAVRGDIFLVESSPENKKLQRVFLNLESRYIISPSS from the coding sequence ATGGAAGATAAAGGCTCTTTTCGGACGTCCCAACCGGGCCAAACCCGACATGAAAACGGATTCAACATGTCTCTCCCCATGGTTGTGGAGGGCACGGACGCCCTCGGCACCGAGTTCAAAGAAGAGACCCTGTTATCTTTCATGAGCCATAAGATGGCCTCCTTCGACCTCAAAGCGCCTGTCCTCGCGGGCACGAAACTCAAACTCATCGTGGCGCTTCCTCCCCGGCTTTCGGAGGGAGACGATTTGAAGCTGGCCGTTCGCGGCGACATTTTCCTGGTCGAGTCGTCTCCCGAGAATAAAAAACTGCAGCGGGTCTTCCTGAACCTGGAGTCCCGGTACATCATATCCCCTTCATCCTGA
- the lpxB gene encoding lipid-A-disaccharide synthase — translation MKSSVLIVAGESSGEKYGAALVREYRSLDPSASFFGIGGPEMAAAGVDILHPMNDLAVVGLTEVLIHIPRIRRILKSLTGTAREKKPRAAVLIDAPDFNLRLARSLKRAGIPVLYYVSPTVWAWRHRRLKTIKARIERMLLIFPFEEEIYRKAGIPHAYVGHPLQDKIRTSRIKADFFRIHGLDPTKSVVAVLPGSRAGEVHRHLPVLWETATHLEKIRDCQCLFVRAANLEADVLRAPPGHNHAFRVLSASEDGYNAMAWSDLVLSSCGTANLETALLGTPFIAFYKISPLTYALAKRMITLKSVSIVNILAGELVVPELIQHDFTSEKLTAQATALLDSEPDRTRMKAHFDRIRKMIHVDNPSQRAARELADLLNPPG, via the coding sequence TTGAAATCCTCCGTTCTGATCGTCGCCGGAGAGTCCAGCGGAGAAAAATACGGCGCCGCGCTCGTCCGGGAATACCGATCCCTGGATCCTTCCGCCTCTTTTTTCGGAATCGGCGGCCCGGAAATGGCCGCGGCGGGCGTGGACATCCTTCATCCGATGAACGATTTGGCGGTGGTCGGTTTGACCGAAGTGCTGATCCACATTCCCCGAATCCGCCGGATCCTGAAATCCCTGACCGGCACCGCCCGGGAGAAAAAACCTCGGGCCGCCGTCCTCATCGACGCTCCCGATTTCAACCTTCGCCTGGCCCGTTCGTTAAAAAGGGCGGGGATTCCCGTTCTTTATTATGTCAGCCCGACGGTCTGGGCCTGGCGTCACCGCCGTCTGAAAACGATCAAGGCCCGAATCGAGCGCATGTTGCTGATTTTTCCCTTCGAGGAAGAAATCTATCGCAAGGCTGGCATTCCTCACGCCTATGTCGGCCATCCGCTTCAGGATAAAATCCGAACGAGCCGGATCAAGGCGGATTTTTTCAGAATTCACGGACTGGATCCGACAAAATCCGTGGTCGCCGTTCTTCCGGGAAGCCGGGCCGGCGAAGTCCATCGCCATCTTCCGGTTTTATGGGAAACCGCAACTCATCTCGAGAAGATTCGGGATTGCCAGTGCCTTTTTGTCCGGGCGGCCAATCTGGAAGCCGATGTTTTGAGGGCTCCTCCGGGGCACAATCATGCCTTTCGCGTTCTGTCCGCATCGGAGGACGGATACAACGCCATGGCCTGGTCCGACCTTGTTCTGTCTTCTTGTGGCACGGCCAACCTGGAGACGGCTCTGCTCGGAACACCCTTCATCGCTTTCTATAAGATCTCACCCTTGACCTATGCACTAGCCAAAAGAATGATCACCCTCAAAAGCGTCAGCATTGTCAATATTCTGGCCGGAGAGCTTGTCGTTCCCGAACTCATCCAGCACGATTTCACATCGGAAAAGCTGACGGCCCAAGCCACGGCTCTTCTTGATTCGGAACCGGACCGGACCCGCATGAAAGCCCATTTCGACCGCATCCGGAAGATGATCCACGTGGACAACCCGTCGCAGCGGGCCGCCCGTGAACTGGCGGATCTCCTGAATCCGCCGGGCTGA
- a CDS encoding protein-L-isoaspartate(D-aspartate) O-methyltransferase, translated as MGNDSEERRLMVEHQIRARGVRDDCVLRAMEKIPRHLFVPEEARSSAYADEPLPIGLGQTISQPYIVAFMTEALGLKGDERVLEIGTGSGYQAAVLAECAARIYTVEVIESLSRRARRILQDLGYRNIEYRVGDGSEGWPDEAPFDAVIVTAAAARIPEKLENQLKPGGRMIIPVGGGYHQDLRRIARTDTGFRRDNLLAVRFVPLVSPEPGKPRTEDDP; from the coding sequence ATGGGGAATGACAGCGAAGAACGGCGCCTGATGGTGGAACATCAGATCCGGGCCAGGGGCGTCCGAGACGACTGCGTCCTGCGGGCCATGGAAAAAATTCCCCGCCATCTTTTCGTTCCCGAAGAGGCCCGATCTTCCGCTTACGCCGATGAACCGCTGCCCATCGGACTCGGCCAGACAATCTCCCAACCTTATATCGTCGCCTTCATGACCGAGGCTCTTGGACTGAAAGGCGACGAGCGTGTTCTGGAAATCGGGACGGGATCCGGATATCAGGCGGCCGTTCTGGCCGAATGCGCCGCCCGGATCTATACCGTCGAGGTCATCGAAAGCCTGTCCCGCCGGGCCCGCCGCATTCTTCAGGACCTCGGTTATCGCAATATTGAATACCGTGTCGGTGACGGATCCGAAGGCTGGCCCGACGAGGCTCCTTTTGATGCCGTGATCGTCACCGCAGCCGCCGCCCGGATTCCGGAAAAGCTGGAAAACCAGTTGAAACCCGGAGGACGCATGATCATCCCCGTCGGAGGCGGATATCACCAGGATCTCCGGCGGATCGCCCGGACGGACACGGGATTCCGGAGAGACAATCTGTTGGCCGTACGCTTTGTGCCTTTAGTCTCGCCGGAGCCTGGAAAGCCACGGACGGAGGATGATCCATGA
- the coaE gene encoding dephospho-CoA kinase (Dephospho-CoA kinase (CoaE) performs the final step in coenzyme A biosynthesis.), translating to MFTVGLTGGIACGKSLVAAVLASKPGCFVRSADRAARNLMRRRSPVTNALVDRFGAGILRPDGAVDRAALGRIVFHDAGQRAWVEKLIHPRVLTRMKIQMTRLRNEGRTRIYVSESALLYEAGLPDLFDRIVVVFCSESEQIRRLMSRDGIGRREALSRIRAQLPQKEKIGRADYLIDASGRPEDTLDQSERLYAQLSAEADMREALRTGISKPPQAAES from the coding sequence GTGTTCACCGTCGGCTTGACGGGCGGAATCGCCTGTGGAAAGTCTTTGGTCGCCGCCGTCCTGGCCTCGAAGCCGGGATGTTTCGTCCGCTCGGCCGACCGGGCCGCCCGCAATCTCATGCGGCGGCGAAGTCCCGTCACCAACGCCCTGGTCGATCGATTCGGCGCCGGCATCCTCCGGCCGGACGGTGCCGTCGACCGCGCCGCTCTGGGCCGGATCGTCTTCCATGACGCCGGCCAGCGGGCCTGGGTCGAAAAACTCATCCATCCCCGCGTCCTGACCCGTATGAAGATCCAAATGACCCGCCTGAGGAACGAAGGCCGGACCCGCATTTATGTTTCCGAATCCGCGCTTCTCTACGAAGCCGGTCTGCCCGATCTTTTCGACCGCATCGTTGTCGTTTTCTGCTCCGAAAGCGAACAGATCCGCCGGCTGATGTCGAGAGACGGCATCGGACGCAGGGAGGCTCTGTCGAGAATCCGCGCTCAACTTCCCCAGAAGGAAAAAATCGGCCGGGCCGACTACCTGATCGATGCTTCCGGCAGGCCGGAAGACACCTTGGATCAGTCGGAAAGACTTTATGCCCAACTTTCGGCCGAAGCCGATATGCGGGAGGCCCTCAGGACCGGCATTTCAAAGCCGCCGCAAGCAGCGGAATCATGA
- the proS gene encoding proline--tRNA ligase — translation MSERERNVTRITPKSEDFSRWYIELIRRAELADYAPMKGMMVIRPYGYAVWENIQAGLDARFKASGHANAYFPLFIPESALKKEAEHVKGFAPEVAWVTHGGNDPLEERLAVRPTSEAVIGPMYAKWIKSYRDLPVLINQWCNVVRWEKVTRPFLRTTEFLWQEGHTVHETAEDAQEETLKILGIYKEFVETELAIPVLAGRKSESEKFAGAEMTYAIEGLMSDGKALQMGTSHNLGQHFAKVFNIRYEDRTQNLQFGWQTSWGVSTRLIGAVVMCHGDENGLVFPPRIAPLQVVIVPIAVGDWKQTVLPRAKKIRDELEAAGIRVRLDDREEFTPGWKFAEWEMRGVPLRVEIGPRDIKQGQVVFVRRDGAGKQAVPAEGLAENVKNVLDDIQNTLFTRALEFRKAETREAGSYEELVSIVENMRGFVLAAWCGAEACEDKIKKETMATIRVIPAEEENREGRCVVCGHESCVRAYFARAY, via the coding sequence GTGAGCGAACGAGAACGGAATGTGACACGGATAACCCCCAAAAGCGAGGATTTCTCCAGGTGGTATATCGAGCTCATCCGCCGCGCCGAACTGGCTGATTACGCGCCTATGAAAGGAATGATGGTCATCCGTCCTTACGGCTATGCCGTCTGGGAAAACATCCAGGCCGGACTCGATGCGCGATTCAAGGCCTCCGGGCATGCCAATGCCTATTTTCCGCTTTTCATTCCCGAAAGCGCCTTGAAAAAAGAGGCAGAGCATGTCAAGGGATTCGCTCCCGAAGTGGCCTGGGTCACGCACGGCGGCAACGATCCTCTTGAAGAGCGTTTGGCCGTCCGGCCGACTTCGGAAGCGGTCATCGGGCCCATGTATGCCAAGTGGATCAAATCTTACCGGGATCTTCCGGTCTTGATCAATCAGTGGTGCAACGTCGTCCGCTGGGAAAAGGTCACCCGTCCGTTTCTCCGCACGACGGAGTTTCTCTGGCAGGAGGGCCACACGGTTCACGAGACGGCGGAGGACGCCCAGGAAGAAACCCTGAAGATTCTCGGAATCTACAAGGAGTTTGTGGAAACGGAACTGGCGATTCCGGTACTGGCCGGCCGCAAGAGCGAAAGCGAAAAGTTCGCCGGCGCCGAGATGACCTACGCCATCGAAGGCCTGATGTCGGACGGAAAGGCTCTGCAAATGGGAACGTCCCACAACCTCGGGCAGCATTTCGCGAAGGTTTTCAATATTCGTTACGAAGACAGAACCCAGAATCTTCAATTCGGCTGGCAGACCTCCTGGGGCGTGTCCACGCGCCTGATCGGCGCCGTGGTCATGTGCCACGGCGACGAAAACGGGCTGGTCTTTCCCCCGCGCATCGCCCCCCTTCAGGTCGTCATCGTTCCCATCGCCGTCGGCGATTGGAAACAGACCGTTCTTCCCCGGGCGAAGAAAATCCGCGATGAGCTCGAAGCGGCCGGAATCCGGGTGCGGCTTGACGACCGCGAGGAATTCACGCCCGGCTGGAAATTCGCCGAGTGGGAGATGAGAGGCGTACCCTTGAGAGTGGAGATCGGCCCCCGGGATATCAAACAGGGACAGGTGGTTTTCGTCCGCAGGGACGGGGCCGGAAAGCAGGCTGTTCCGGCGGAGGGGCTGGCCGAAAACGTGAAAAACGTTCTCGATGACATTCAAAATACGCTCTTCACTCGAGCTCTCGAGTTCCGCAAGGCCGAAACCCGCGAAGCCGGCTCTTACGAGGAACTTGTCTCCATCGTGGAGAATATGCGGGGTTTCGTCCTGGCCGCCTGGTGCGGAGCCGAAGCCTGCGAAGATAAAATCAAGAAGGAAACCATGGCCACGATCCGGGTCATTCCCGCTGAAGAGGAAAACCGCGAAGGCCGGTGCGTTGTCTGCGGGCATGAATCCTGCGTTCGGGCCTATTTCGCGCGGGCCTATTGA
- a CDS encoding slipin family protein: protein MITFPVIVIGLVVLYILNSIKVLREYERGVIFRLGRVLPKEKGPGIILVFAPIDRMVKVSLRLVTMDVPPQDVITKDNVSVKVNAVLYFRVVAPLKAILEVQDFLYATSQLAQTTLRSVLGQGDLDELLSEREKLNTRLQEIIDMHTDPWGIKVQIVEVKHVDLPENMVRAIARQAEAERERRAKVIHAAGELEASDKLTQAADIISRNPQALQLRYLGTLSEIASEKNSTIVFPVPIELLKALAGTPAAETKPRS from the coding sequence ATGATCACGTTTCCCGTCATCGTCATCGGACTCGTCGTCCTCTATATTCTCAATTCCATCAAGGTCCTGAGAGAATATGAGAGAGGCGTCATCTTTCGTCTCGGCCGCGTTTTACCCAAGGAAAAAGGACCCGGTATCATTCTTGTTTTTGCGCCCATTGACCGCATGGTTAAAGTAAGCCTGAGGCTTGTGACCATGGATGTGCCGCCCCAGGATGTGATCACCAAAGACAATGTTTCGGTCAAGGTCAATGCCGTTCTGTATTTTCGGGTCGTCGCCCCCTTGAAGGCCATTCTCGAGGTCCAGGATTTCCTTTACGCCACGTCTCAACTGGCCCAGACAACGCTTCGAAGCGTTCTCGGACAAGGTGACCTCGACGAACTCCTCTCGGAGAGAGAGAAACTCAACACCCGCCTCCAGGAAATCATCGACATGCACACGGATCCGTGGGGAATAAAGGTCCAGATCGTGGAAGTGAAACATGTCGATCTCCCCGAAAACATGGTCCGGGCCATCGCCCGCCAGGCCGAAGCCGAAAGAGAACGGCGGGCCAAGGTCATCCACGCCGCCGGCGAACTCGAAGCTTCCGACAAACTGACCCAAGCCGCCGACATTATCTCCCGCAATCCCCAAGCTCTGCAGCTCCGCTATCTCGGCACGCTGAGCGAAATCGCTTCGGAGAAGAACTCGACCATCGTCTTCCCCGTTCCCATCGAATTGCTTAAAGCGTTGGCTGGAACTCCCGCGGCGGAGACCAAACCCCGTTCATGA
- a CDS encoding HU family DNA-binding protein — MIKNDIGLEIEKRSELTRARSLVIVEAVLDALKDALARKEKVEIRGFGSFKVVSKKTGYGRDIRRKKQIPIEQGSRIKFRAGQELKNLTSGKS; from the coding sequence ATGATCAAGAACGACATAGGCCTCGAGATCGAAAAGCGATCCGAATTGACACGGGCCAGATCCTTGGTCATCGTCGAGGCCGTTTTGGATGCCCTGAAGGACGCGCTGGCCCGGAAGGAAAAAGTGGAGATCCGGGGGTTCGGCAGTTTCAAGGTCGTCTCCAAGAAAACCGGATACGGACGGGATATCCGAAGGAAAAAACAGATTCCGATCGAACAGGGAAGCCGGATCAAGTTCCGGGCCGGACAGGAATTGAAAAACCTGACCTCGGGAAAATCCTGA
- a CDS encoding nodulation protein NfeD → MKKILSLLMAGAIAPALASASILTLRIDAPIHPVTSEYIVKALEKAEAEGYRLVILNMNTPGGLDSSMREIIEKIVNSRVPVAAYVSPGGARAASAGFFIGVACDVFVMAPGTNTGAASPVGVSITGQAMDKTMEDKVTHDAASYIKTLAEKRGRNVQMAEDAVRKAHSYTETEALKGGLIDLVAASEQDILVHLHGRELRRFGGEMETLLLEGESIVPYPMTSRQKFLLTISNPNLAYLLFMLGLLGLYFEFSNPGAILPGVLGGISLLLAIFAFQILPINYVGLLLILLAAGLFILELKVQSYGILSVGGIVAMVIGSLMLIDAPIPELRPSLKIVIPVAVSISLIIIFLLTLIIRAHARRAVTGVEGMIGETGRAMTDLAPEGKVFVHGEIWDAEAQESVPKGSRIRVVAFAEGLKIKVTKV, encoded by the coding sequence ATGAAAAAGATCCTGTCCTTGTTGATGGCGGGAGCGATCGCTCCGGCCCTGGCCTCGGCCTCCATCTTAACGCTCCGGATCGACGCCCCGATTCATCCCGTGACGTCCGAATATATCGTCAAGGCTCTCGAGAAAGCCGAGGCCGAAGGATACCGCCTGGTTATTTTGAACATGAACACGCCGGGCGGACTGGACTCCTCCATGCGCGAGATCATCGAGAAAATCGTCAACTCGCGCGTTCCCGTCGCCGCTTATGTCAGCCCGGGAGGCGCCCGGGCGGCATCGGCGGGATTTTTCATCGGCGTCGCCTGCGATGTTTTCGTTATGGCGCCGGGCACCAACACCGGAGCCGCCAGTCCGGTCGGCGTCAGCATCACCGGCCAGGCCATGGACAAAACCATGGAGGACAAGGTCACCCATGACGCCGCATCCTATATCAAAACCCTGGCTGAGAAAAGAGGCCGCAACGTCCAAATGGCTGAAGACGCCGTCCGAAAAGCCCACTCCTATACGGAAACGGAGGCATTGAAAGGCGGCCTGATCGATCTCGTCGCCGCATCCGAGCAGGATATCTTGGTCCATCTCCACGGCCGCGAACTGCGCCGTTTCGGAGGGGAAATGGAAACTCTTCTTCTCGAAGGGGAGTCGATCGTCCCCTATCCGATGACGAGCCGTCAAAAGTTTCTTTTGACCATTTCCAACCCCAACCTGGCTTATCTTCTCTTCATGCTCGGTCTTTTGGGATTGTATTTCGAATTCTCCAATCCGGGCGCCATTCTTCCGGGCGTCCTGGGGGGCATTTCCCTTCTCCTGGCCATCTTCGCCTTCCAGATTCTGCCCATCAATTACGTGGGACTTCTTCTGATTCTTCTGGCGGCCGGGTTGTTTATCCTGGAGCTCAAGGTCCAGAGTTACGGCATTTTATCTGTAGGAGGAATTGTGGCCATGGTCATTGGATCCCTGATGCTGATCGACGCGCCCATCCCCGAGCTTCGGCCCAGTCTGAAAATCGTCATTCCCGTTGCGGTGAGCATCTCCCTGATCATCATTTTTCTCCTTACCCTGATCATCCGCGCCCATGCCCGCCGGGCCGTAACCGGAGTGGAGGGCATGATTGGTGAAACCGGGCGGGCCATGACCGATCTCGCCCCCGAGGGGAAGGTTTTCGTTCACGGCGAAATCTGGGACGCCGAAGCCCAAGAGTCCGTTCCGAAAGGATCGCGGATCCGCGTCGTCGCATTCGCCGAAGGTTTGAAGATAAAAGTCACGAAGGTCTGA